The following are encoded together in the Pelodiscus sinensis isolate JC-2024 chromosome 22, ASM4963464v1, whole genome shotgun sequence genome:
- the CERCAM gene encoding inactive glycosyltransferase 25 family member 3 isoform X2, with amino-acid sequence MSPTALLRCALLLLLGGSAGKAAAGGSPAGQQQELPTVVIAILARNSEHSLAHYLGALERLDYPKERISVWCATDHNSDNTTEILWEWLTAMEKHYHYIEWKSVEEPRSYPEELGPKHWTDERYEHVMRLKQEALSFARAKGADYLLLTDTDSILTNNQTLTFLIAQNKSVIAPMLDSQTYYSNFWCGITPQGYYRRTADYFPTKNRQRVGCFAVPMVYATFLLDLRKEGTSELAFHPPHPNYTWPFDDIIVFAFSCQAAGVQIYVCNQERFGYINVPVKPHQTLEDERINFVHLILEAMVDGPPMYPSEHVSLHPKHLGKMGFDEIFLINLVRRPDRRQRMLSSLHELEIEPLVVDAVDGSALNSSDIKNLGVDLLPGYYDPFSGRTLTKGEVGCFLSHYYIWKEIVARGLEKSVVFEDDVRFEVYFKVRLTRLMEELEWAQLDWDLIYLGRKQVNSEDEEPVEDVRNLVVAEYSYWTLAYIISQRGAQKLIRAEPLSKMLPVDEFLPIMYDKHPNEDYKKHFANRDLLVYSVHPLLVYPTHYTGDSEWLSDTETSTIWDDDSKKTDWSGSQKTMKGSRSNAGHSFRSTSRDEL; translated from the exons ATGAGCCCCACCGCGCTGCTGCGCTgcgccctgctcctgctgctggggggctccgcCGGgaaggcggcggcgggggggagcccagccgggCAACAGCAGGAGCTGCCCACCGTGGTGATCGCCATCCTAGCCCGCAACTCGGAGCACTCGCTGGCCCACTACCTGGGGGCCCTGGAGCGCCTGGACTACCCCAAGGAGCGCATCTCTGTCTG GTGTGCAACAGATCACAATAGCGACAACACGACTGAGATCCTGTGGGAATGGCTGACGGCCATGGAGAAACACTATCACTACATTGAATGGAAGTCAGTGGAGGAGCCCCG CTCTTACCCCGAGGAGCTTGGCCCCAAGCACTGGACAGACGAACGCTACGAACATGTCATGAGGCTCAAGCAGGAAGCTCTGAGCTTCGCTCGGGCCAAGGGGGCAGATTATCTCCTG CTCACCGACACAGACAGCATCCTGACCAACAATCAGACCCTGACCTTCCTGATCGCGCAGAACAAATCTGTGATCGCCCCCATGCTGGATTCCCAGACATACTACTCCAACTTCTGGTGTGGGATAACCCCTCAG GGTTACTACCGCAGGACGGCAGACTATTTCCCCACCAAGAACCGCCAGCGTGTGGGCTGCTTCGCCGTCCCCATGGTATACGCCACCTTCTTGCTCGACCTGCGGAAAGAGGGGACCTCCGAGCTCGCCTTCCATCCGCCCCACCCCAACTACACCTGGCCCTTCGACGACATCATCGTCTTCGCCTTCTCCTGCCAAGCAGCGG GAGTCCAGATCTACGTGTGTAACCAGGAGCGGTTTGGCTACATCAATGTCCCAGTGAAGCCTCATCAGACGCTGGAGGACGAACGCATCAACTTTGTGCACCTCATCCTGGAAGCCATGG TGGATGGCCCCCCGATGTACCCCTCCGAGCATGTTTCCCTTCACCCCAAGCACCTTGGGAAAATGGGCTTTGATGAG ATTTTTCTGATTAACCTAGTGCGGCGGCCAGACAGGCGCCAGCGGATGCTGAGTTCACTCCATGAGCTGGAGATAGAGCCGCTGGTGGTGGATGCTGTGGATGGGAG CGCCCTGAACAGCAGCGACATTAAGAACCTGGGTGTGGATCTGCTCCCAGGATACTATGACCCCTTCTCCGGCAGGACGCTCACCAAGGGGGAGGTTGGTTGCTTCCTCAGCCATTATTACATCTGGAAAGAG ATCGTGGCGCGGGGGCTGGAGAAGTCGGTGGTGTTTGAGGATGATGTGCGCTTCGAGGTCTATTTCAAGGTGCGGCTGACGCGACTGATGGAGGAGTTGGAGTGGGCACAGCTGGACTGGGACCTGAT CTACCTGGGCAGGAAGCAGGTGAACTCGGAGGATGAGGAGCCGGTGGAGGACGTGCGGAACCTGGTGGTGGCTGAATATTCCTACTGGACCCTGGCTTACATCATCTCCCAGCGGGGGGCACAGAAGCTGATCAGGGCTGAGCCCCTGTCCAAAATGCTGCCGGTGGATGAGTTCCTGCCCATCATGTATGACAAGCACCCAAA TGAGGATTACAAGAAGCACTTTGCTAACAGAGACTTGCTGGTGTACTCGGTGCACCCCCTGCTGGTTTACCCCACTCACTACACTGGGGACTCTGAGTGGCTCAGCGACACGGAGACATCTACTATCTGGGATGACGACTCCAAGAAGACGGACTGGAGTGGCTCTCAGAAAACAATGAAGGGTTCCCGAAGCAACGCTGGCCATTCCTTCCGCTCGACCTCCCGGGATGAGCTGTAA